Proteins encoded within one genomic window of Esox lucius isolate fEsoLuc1 chromosome 12, fEsoLuc1.pri, whole genome shotgun sequence:
- the pfkma gene encoding ATP-dependent 6-phosphofructokinase, muscle type, translating into MSHTSMDPTKMGVGRSIAVLTSGGDAQGMNAAVRATVRVGLYTGAKVYFVHEGYQGLVDGGDNIRPATWESVSMMLQLGGTVIGSARCMDFRGREGRTKAALNLVKLGITNLCVIGGDGSLTGANQFRTEWSTLLIDLLKAGKITKEEAKRSSHLNIVGMVGSIDNDFCGTDMTIGTDSALHRIIEVVDAITTTAQSHQRTFILEVMGRHCGYLALVTALSCGADWVFVPEMPPEEGWEEHLCRRLANQRARGCRLNVIIVAEGAMSRDGNAISSEDIKKLVEKSLGFDTRTTVLGHVQRGGTPSAFDRILGSRMGVEAVMALLEATPETPACVVSLSGNQAVRLPLMECVQVTKDVTTAMAERRWEDAIKLRGKSFENNWNTYKMLAHINPPDTKSNINVAILNVGAPCAGMNAAVRSAVRIGIIQGHNMLAVHDGFEGLAHGNIEPITWTGVSGWTGKGGSELGTKRVLPSKYIEEISLTIAKFNIHSLVIIGGFEAYVGGLELVTAREKYEELCIPMVVIPATVSNNVPGSDFSIGADTALNTITSTCDRIKQSAAGTKRRVFIIETMGGYCGYLATMAGLAAGADAAYIYEDKFSIRDLETNVEHLVQKMKTDVKRGLILRNENCNANYTTDFIFALYSEEGKGVFDCRKNILGHMQQGGTPTPFDRNFGTKMGSKAVLWITEKLKEVYRHGRIFANTPDSACLLGMRKRALTFQPLADLKDQTDFEHRIPKTSWWLKLRPIMKILAKYNIPLDTSEHAHMEHVIKKKLSVPEPLMK; encoded by the exons GAATGAACGCGGCTGTGAGGGCCACAGTCAGAGTTGGCCTCTACACTGGAGCCAAGGTCTACTTCGTTCATGAG GGCTACCAGGGCCTGGTGGACGGAGGAGACAACATCCGACCGGCAACCTGGGAGAGTGTGTCCATGATGCTGCAGCTG GGCGGCACGGTCATCGGCAGTGCCCGTTGCATGGACTTCAGAGGCAGGGAGGGCCGCACAAAGGCTGCCCTGAACCTGGTCAAACTGGGCATCACCAACCTGTGTGTGATTGGCGGTGACGGCAGTCTGACCGGAGCTAACCAGTTCAGGACGGAGTGGTCCACTTTGCTTATCGACCTGCTTAAAGCCG GCAAGATCACTAAGGAGGAGGCCAAGAGGTCGTCCCACCTGAACATCGTAGGAATGGTGGGGTCTATCGACAACGACTTCTGTGGCACGGACATGACCATCGGGACCGACTCCGCGCTGCATCGCATCATAGAGGTGGTGGACGCCATCACCACTACAGCACAGAG CCACCAGCGGACCTTCATTCTGGAGGTGATGGGTCGGCACTGCGGTTACCTGGCCCTGGTGACCGCTCTATCCTGCGGTGCTGACTGGGTGTTCGTCCCAGAGATGCCCCCGgaagagggatgggaggagcaTCTGTGCAGAAGACTGGCCAAT CAAAGAGCCAGAGGGTGTCGTCTGAATGTGATCATTGTGGCTGAAGGAGCTATGAGCAGAGATGGAAATGCCATCAGCTCTGAAGACATCAAGAAG CTCGTGGAGAAGTCATTAGGCTTTGACACCCGTACCACTGTCCTGGGTCACGTGCAGAGGGGAGGCACACCTTCAGCCTTCGACAGAATCCTG GGCAGCAGGATGGGTGTGGAGGCTGTGATGGCCCTGCTTGAAGCCACTCCAGAGACCCCGGCGTGTGTGGTCAGTCTGTCTGGGAACCAGGCTGTCAGGCTGCCCTTGATGGAGTGTGTCCAGGTG ACAAAGGATGTGACTACTGCCATGGCtgagaggagatgggaggatgCAATCAAGCTGAGAGGAAA GAGCTTTGAAAACAACTGGAATACATACAAGATGCTAGCACACATCAACCCTCCTGATACCAAG AGCAACATTAACGTGGCCATACTCAACGTCGGTGCCCCCTGTGCCGGTATGAACGCAGCGGTTCGTTCTGCGGTGCGGATTGGCATCATTCAGGGACACAACATGCTGGCCGTTCATGATGGGTTCGAGGGGCTCGCTCATGGGAAC ATTGAGCCAATTACCTGGACTGGAGTGTCTGGCTGGACTGGGAAGGGCGGCTCTGAGCTGGGTACCAAGAG AGTCCTACCTTCTAAGTACATTGAGGAAATTAGCTTGACGATTGCGAAGTTCAATATCCACTCCCTGGTGATCATTGGAGGGTTTGAG GCGTATGTGGGCGGGCTGGAGCTGGTGACGGCCAGGGAGAAGTATGAGGAGCTCTGCATCCCCATGGTGGTCATCCCTGCCACCGTCTCCAACAATGTCCCCGGCTCCGACTTCAGCATCGGTGCTGACACCGCCCTCAACACCATCACCTCG ACCTGTGACCGGATCAAGCAGTCCGCGGCCGGCACCAAGCGTCGTGTATTCATCATTGAGACCATGGGGGGCTACTGTGGCTACCTGGCTACCATGGCCGGTCTGGCTGCGGGGGCGGATGCTGCTTACATCTACGAGGACAAGTTCTCCATCAGAGACCTGGAG ACAAATGTGGAACATCTTGTGCAGAAGATGAAGACCGATGTAAAGAGAGGTTTGATTCTCAG GAACGAGAACTGCAATGCCAACTACACCACAGACTTCATCTTTGCCCTCTACTCTGAGGAGGGCAAGGGTGTCTTCGACTGCCGTAAGAACATCCTGGGACACATGCAGCAG GGGGGTACACCAACACCTTTTGACAGGAACTTTGGCACCAAGATGGGATCCAAGGCTGTTCTGTGGATCACAGAGAAACTCAAGGAGGTCTACAGACATG GTCGTATCTTCGCTAACACCCCTGACTCGGCCTGTTTGTTAGGGATGAGGAAGAGAGCTCTGACCTTCCAGCCTCTGGCTGATTTGAAGGACCAGACTGACTTTGA GCATCGCATCCCCAAGACATCCTGGTGGCTGAAGCTGAGACCCATCATGAAGATCCTGGCCAAGTACAACATCCCCCTGGACACATCTGAGCATGCCCACATGGAGCACGTGATCAAGAAGAAGTTGTCTGTGCCCGAGCCACTTATGAAGTAG
- the LOC105023843 gene encoding integrin beta-7 isoform X1, translated as MLINMMDQFPDSSQLSGKTMRQTWLTIILLLLQCTALRGGLDGRCQSKSTCTHCLRSPGCAWCKQKGFLAPWEPNERRCDGEDVLRRRHCPDGELLNPQPAVWSREGGSQGTTSQLLPQTVHLKLRLGVPQSFEVRFKHALGFPIDLYYLMDMSFSMKDDLAKFKNLGREVVTAMKNITSAVRIGFGSFVDKRVGPYANINPVKLANPCPASYTDPCQPTFSFRHTLKLTEDVEEFERSVSRQYISSNLDNPESGLDAIMQVAVCQSEIGWGNAYRILVYTSDDVFHLAGDGKLAGLFQPNDGQCHLNSEGVYDEHILYDYPSVGHLAEVLSANDIKVIFAVTDEHTENYEALSKLLPLSVVGLLEQDSSNIVHLISEAYNNLFSSIRLEHHEVPLGLKVSYTSHCGDGQDRPAPGQDRGECDQVGINQQVNFTVTVNSSNCFTRTESFTIKVQGISEELRVTVEMLCDCDCQDTEEQSAQCHGNGTFQCGICSCDSGHTGQRCECETQQETNTSLAQEARCIDSRMSGSAAQLCSGRGSCVCGQCLCWGSRRGQFCQCDDTSCNRHNNIICGGNGKCDCGSCECFHNYTGPACECSTLTDQCQTSNDGVCCHHGQCECNRCKCHPGFFGKHCNQPQAPCHTYRGCAACMLLHESDIKMCHHTCGSAKPIRINGTQSLLCQGGTVLFNVVVNISTGDIVVYYTNNPRGIDPWIIYAQITVGATVLLGVIMIIIYRLKEEFSYQWEFRRYLKEKEIICREEIQTRQLLEAMTTITNPGYVLDRDSTTSTFGKTKPM; from the exons ATGCTCATAAACATGATGGATCAGTTTCCAGACAGCTCACAACTTAGCGG GAAGACCATGCGACAGACCTGGCTGACTATAATTCTTCTTCTTCTGCAGTGTACAGCGCTGAGAGGAG GCCTGGATGGCAGGTGCCAGTCTAAGTCCACCTGCACTCATTGTCTGAGAAGTCCTGGCTGTGCTTGGTGTAAGCAGAAG GGCTTCTTGGCGCCCTGGGAGCCAAATGAGCGTCGCTGTGACGGGGAGGACGTTCTGCGGAGGAGACACTGCCCCGACGGGGAGCTCCTGAACCCCCAGCCTGCAGTGTGGAGCAGGGAGGGCGGGTCCCAGGGGACTACATCCCAGCTGCTGCCACAGACAGTCCACCTGAAGCTCCGGCTTG GCGTTCCCCAGTCATTCGAAGTGCGGTTTAAACATGCTCTGGGCTTCCCTATCGACCTGTACTATCTGATGGACATGTCCTTCTCCATGAAGGATGACCTGGCCAAATTTAAGAACCTGGGACGGGAGGTGGTCACTGCTATGAAGAACATCACCAGTGCTGTCAGGATCG GCTTTGGCTCCTTCGTGGATAAGAGGGTGGGCCCGTATGCCAACATAAATCCTGTTAAACTGGCCAACCCATGCCCAGCAAGCTACACGGACCCGTGCCAACCCACATTCAGTTTCAGGCATACCCTGAAGCTCACAGAGGACGTGGAGGAGTTTGAGAGGAGT GTGAGCCGGCAGTACATCTCCAGTAATCTAGACAACCCAGAGTCAGGCTTGGATGCCATAATGCAGGTTGCTGTCTGTCAG AGTGAGATTGGCTGGGGTAATGCGTACCGCATCCTGGTCTACACCTCAGACGATGTCTTTCACCTGGCAGGCGATGGCAAGCTGGCCGGCCTCTTCCAACCTAACGATGGGCAATGTCATCTTAATAGCGAGGGTGTCTACGATGAGCACATCCTGTAT GACTATCCCTCAGTTGGACACTTAGCTGAAGTCCTCTCAGCCAATGACATCAAGGTGATCTTTGCAGTGACAGATGAGCACACTGAAAACTACGAG GCACTCAGCAAGCTGCTCCCCCTGTCCGTGGTGGGTCTGCTAGAGCAGGACTCCAGCAACATTGTTCACCTCATCTCTGAGGCCTACAAC AACTTGTTCTCCTCCATCCGTCTGGAGCACCATGAGGTTCCGCTGGGCCTGAAGGTCTCTTATACCTCCCACTGTGGTGATGGTCAAGACAGGCCAGCTCCGGGGCAAGACAGGGGAGAGTGTGACCAAGTCGGAATCAATCAACAG gtGAATTTCACAGTGACTGTGAACAGCTCGAACTGTTTCACCAGGACCGAGTCTTTCACCATCAAAgttcagggcatcagtgaggaGCTAAGGGTTACCGTGGAGATGCTGTGTGACTGTGACTGTCAGGACACTGAAGAACAGTCTGCCCAGTGTCACGGCAATGGAACGTTCCAATGTGGAATCTGCAG CTGTGATTCGGGACACACGGGCCAGCGCTGCGAGTGTGAAACCCAGCAGGAGACGAACACCAGTCTGGCCCAGGAGGCTCGGTGTATCGACTCACGGATGAGCGGTTCGGCCGCGCAGCTGTGCAGCGGACGGGGGAGCTGCGTGTGTGGCCAGTGCCTCTGCTGGGGCTCAAGAAGGGGCCAGTTCTGCCAGTGTGACGACACGAGCTGCAACCGGCACAACAATATTATCTGTGGCG GCAATGGGAAGTGTGACTGCGGCTCCTGTGAGTGTTTCCATAACTACACTGGGCCTGCGTGCGAATGCTCTACACTCACAGACCAATGCCAGACCAGCAACGACGGAGTCTGCTGTCACCACGGACAGTGTGAATGTAATAGGTGCAAGTGTCACCCCGGTTTCTTTGGCAAGCACTGCAACCAGCCTCAGGCTCCATGTCACACATACAG GGGCTGTGCAGCTTGTATGCTGTTACATGAGTCAGACATAAAAATGTGTCACCACACCTGTGGAAGTGCCAAGCCTATCCGCATCAATGGAACACAAAGTCTCCTGTGTCAAGGCGGCACAGTTCTTTTTAACGTGGTAGTCAACATAAGTACGGGCGACATCGTTGTTTACTACACAAATAATCCAA GGGGGATAGACCCGTGGATTATATATGCTCAGATTACAGTGGGAGCAACTGTTTTACTGGGTGTCATCATGATAATAATATATCGTCTGAAGGAGGAATTCTCATACCAGTGGGAGTTTAGACGGTACCTGAAGGAGAAGGAAATTATCTGCAGGGAGGAG ATTCAAACTCGCCAGCTCCTGGAGGCCATGACAACAATAACCAATCCTGGGTATGTGCTGGACAGAGATTCAACTACTTCAACTTTTGggaaaacaaaaccaatgtGA
- the LOC105023843 gene encoding integrin beta-7 isoform X2: protein MRQTWLTIILLLLQCTALRGGLDGRCQSKSTCTHCLRSPGCAWCKQKGFLAPWEPNERRCDGEDVLRRRHCPDGELLNPQPAVWSREGGSQGTTSQLLPQTVHLKLRLGVPQSFEVRFKHALGFPIDLYYLMDMSFSMKDDLAKFKNLGREVVTAMKNITSAVRIGFGSFVDKRVGPYANINPVKLANPCPASYTDPCQPTFSFRHTLKLTEDVEEFERSVSRQYISSNLDNPESGLDAIMQVAVCQSEIGWGNAYRILVYTSDDVFHLAGDGKLAGLFQPNDGQCHLNSEGVYDEHILYDYPSVGHLAEVLSANDIKVIFAVTDEHTENYEALSKLLPLSVVGLLEQDSSNIVHLISEAYNNLFSSIRLEHHEVPLGLKVSYTSHCGDGQDRPAPGQDRGECDQVGINQQVNFTVTVNSSNCFTRTESFTIKVQGISEELRVTVEMLCDCDCQDTEEQSAQCHGNGTFQCGICSCDSGHTGQRCECETQQETNTSLAQEARCIDSRMSGSAAQLCSGRGSCVCGQCLCWGSRRGQFCQCDDTSCNRHNNIICGGNGKCDCGSCECFHNYTGPACECSTLTDQCQTSNDGVCCHHGQCECNRCKCHPGFFGKHCNQPQAPCHTYRGCAACMLLHESDIKMCHHTCGSAKPIRINGTQSLLCQGGTVLFNVVVNISTGDIVVYYTNNPRGIDPWIIYAQITVGATVLLGVIMIIIYRLKEEFSYQWEFRRYLKEKEIICREEIQTRQLLEAMTTITNPGYVLDRDSTTSTFGKTKPM, encoded by the exons ATGCGACAGACCTGGCTGACTATAATTCTTCTTCTTCTGCAGTGTACAGCGCTGAGAGGAG GCCTGGATGGCAGGTGCCAGTCTAAGTCCACCTGCACTCATTGTCTGAGAAGTCCTGGCTGTGCTTGGTGTAAGCAGAAG GGCTTCTTGGCGCCCTGGGAGCCAAATGAGCGTCGCTGTGACGGGGAGGACGTTCTGCGGAGGAGACACTGCCCCGACGGGGAGCTCCTGAACCCCCAGCCTGCAGTGTGGAGCAGGGAGGGCGGGTCCCAGGGGACTACATCCCAGCTGCTGCCACAGACAGTCCACCTGAAGCTCCGGCTTG GCGTTCCCCAGTCATTCGAAGTGCGGTTTAAACATGCTCTGGGCTTCCCTATCGACCTGTACTATCTGATGGACATGTCCTTCTCCATGAAGGATGACCTGGCCAAATTTAAGAACCTGGGACGGGAGGTGGTCACTGCTATGAAGAACATCACCAGTGCTGTCAGGATCG GCTTTGGCTCCTTCGTGGATAAGAGGGTGGGCCCGTATGCCAACATAAATCCTGTTAAACTGGCCAACCCATGCCCAGCAAGCTACACGGACCCGTGCCAACCCACATTCAGTTTCAGGCATACCCTGAAGCTCACAGAGGACGTGGAGGAGTTTGAGAGGAGT GTGAGCCGGCAGTACATCTCCAGTAATCTAGACAACCCAGAGTCAGGCTTGGATGCCATAATGCAGGTTGCTGTCTGTCAG AGTGAGATTGGCTGGGGTAATGCGTACCGCATCCTGGTCTACACCTCAGACGATGTCTTTCACCTGGCAGGCGATGGCAAGCTGGCCGGCCTCTTCCAACCTAACGATGGGCAATGTCATCTTAATAGCGAGGGTGTCTACGATGAGCACATCCTGTAT GACTATCCCTCAGTTGGACACTTAGCTGAAGTCCTCTCAGCCAATGACATCAAGGTGATCTTTGCAGTGACAGATGAGCACACTGAAAACTACGAG GCACTCAGCAAGCTGCTCCCCCTGTCCGTGGTGGGTCTGCTAGAGCAGGACTCCAGCAACATTGTTCACCTCATCTCTGAGGCCTACAAC AACTTGTTCTCCTCCATCCGTCTGGAGCACCATGAGGTTCCGCTGGGCCTGAAGGTCTCTTATACCTCCCACTGTGGTGATGGTCAAGACAGGCCAGCTCCGGGGCAAGACAGGGGAGAGTGTGACCAAGTCGGAATCAATCAACAG gtGAATTTCACAGTGACTGTGAACAGCTCGAACTGTTTCACCAGGACCGAGTCTTTCACCATCAAAgttcagggcatcagtgaggaGCTAAGGGTTACCGTGGAGATGCTGTGTGACTGTGACTGTCAGGACACTGAAGAACAGTCTGCCCAGTGTCACGGCAATGGAACGTTCCAATGTGGAATCTGCAG CTGTGATTCGGGACACACGGGCCAGCGCTGCGAGTGTGAAACCCAGCAGGAGACGAACACCAGTCTGGCCCAGGAGGCTCGGTGTATCGACTCACGGATGAGCGGTTCGGCCGCGCAGCTGTGCAGCGGACGGGGGAGCTGCGTGTGTGGCCAGTGCCTCTGCTGGGGCTCAAGAAGGGGCCAGTTCTGCCAGTGTGACGACACGAGCTGCAACCGGCACAACAATATTATCTGTGGCG GCAATGGGAAGTGTGACTGCGGCTCCTGTGAGTGTTTCCATAACTACACTGGGCCTGCGTGCGAATGCTCTACACTCACAGACCAATGCCAGACCAGCAACGACGGAGTCTGCTGTCACCACGGACAGTGTGAATGTAATAGGTGCAAGTGTCACCCCGGTTTCTTTGGCAAGCACTGCAACCAGCCTCAGGCTCCATGTCACACATACAG GGGCTGTGCAGCTTGTATGCTGTTACATGAGTCAGACATAAAAATGTGTCACCACACCTGTGGAAGTGCCAAGCCTATCCGCATCAATGGAACACAAAGTCTCCTGTGTCAAGGCGGCACAGTTCTTTTTAACGTGGTAGTCAACATAAGTACGGGCGACATCGTTGTTTACTACACAAATAATCCAA GGGGGATAGACCCGTGGATTATATATGCTCAGATTACAGTGGGAGCAACTGTTTTACTGGGTGTCATCATGATAATAATATATCGTCTGAAGGAGGAATTCTCATACCAGTGGGAGTTTAGACGGTACCTGAAGGAGAAGGAAATTATCTGCAGGGAGGAG ATTCAAACTCGCCAGCTCCTGGAGGCCATGACAACAATAACCAATCCTGGGTATGTGCTGGACAGAGATTCAACTACTTCAACTTTTGggaaaacaaaaccaatgtGA